The Mesorhizobium sp. AR10 genome includes the window ATCGAACGGCCGATCAGGGCATCCGCCTGCGACAATGCCGAGGACTGCATGATCTGGTCAAGCTTGGTGTTCGTCTGCACCGATTGCTCGACCTGCGAAAAGGTGGCGAGCTGGGCAACGTATTGCGTCGAATCCATCGGCTTGGTCGGATCCTGGTTCTTCATTTCGGCGATCAGCAGCTTCAGGAACGACTGGTAGTCGACCGCTGTCTTGGAGGTCGACTGGCTGGCCTGGTTGGCGCCGGTCGGTATCGTCGTCGTCATGTCCACGTTCATCAGTATCGTGCTCCCACAGCCAGCGGGCGCTGCGCACCCGGAATATCGTCATTGCCGCCAAGCGCGCGGCGTTCGAGCGGATAGAGCGCGCGGATCGCCTTCAGCGCCTCGTAGATATGATCCTCACCGACCATGCGGTCGATCTGCTTCAGCGCGCCGCAAATCTGTTCGTCGGCGAAGCTTGCCAGCAGCAAGGGCAGCGAACGGCGGAACATCTCGCGCGCGTCGGCGGCGCCAGGCGGGTTCATCAGCATGACCTGGAGAATGAAATACAGCTGCTTGAGCGGCGTCGATGCGTCCTCGGGCTGGATCACATGGCTTTCAAGCAGGAACTGCACGTCGTTCATCAGTTCGACGGTGACCTTGCGGTCGACGCGGATGACGGCACCGTTGATGTAGATTTTCTCGTTCGGCTTCAGCGATATCTTCAGCGTGTTGCTCATTGAATGCCGTCCCTGATGATCTGGGACACTTCGATCAGCCCTTCGAAATTGTCCGTGCGGCCCTGGCGGATGTCCTCGGCCTCGCGCAGCAGCCACAATCCGATGGAGATCAGGTTGGCGCGCAGTTCCTTCGGCAAGGCGTTATCGCTTGAGCCGAGATCCTCGACGAAGGTGGTCCAAACGCGGTTGGTGAAGTGCAGCGCCTCGATCGCCTCCATCGAGTCGTGGCCGACGGCCGCCGCTGCAGACAGCATGTCGATCGAGCGGGTCAAAAGCTGCCGCTCGCGGTCCTTCGCGTCGGCAACGGAGTCGGTCTGGATGTCGGCGTAGGAGAATTGGTACATCGTTGGGGCTCTACCGTTCCGTTTCAGAGTTGTCAGGTCAGGTAATTCAACAGGCTGAGTTGCTGCAGGCGCGCTGTCAGCGCGAAAGACGTCTCGATATGCGTCGTCAGATCGGCGACGCGGGTGGCGGCTTCGGCTGGGTCGACACCTTCGAGATCGAGGATGTGCCGTTCGAAAAGATCGACTTGCGTCTTCATGCGGTCGCTGGCGTCGGACACGCGTTTCTGGACGAGGCCGGTCTGCGACTGCAGCTGGCCGAGTCCGCCCAGCGCTTCGCCGACCAGCGCTACGGAACGGGTGACGACCGAATTCTTCGCCGCCTGGCTGATGTTGCTGGAAAGCAGGCCGGTGACCATGGCGGCTGCCATGGCGAGCTTGCGAACGCCGTCCTCGTTGGCGCTGACCGAGGTCTGGGTGGTGTCGTTGAGCGCGATGCGGCTGGCGATCTGCTGGTCGGTGGCATTGGACCATGTGCCCTGCCAGCCCGAACCCAGGAACTGCGGTTCGACATTGGCGGTGATGAAGCTGTTCATCTGGGTGGCGGTGATGTTGGCCGCGGCCGGGTCGTTCTGCGTGAAACCGAAATAGGCGACGAAGGACGCGTCGAATGCGGCCTTGGCAGGTGAGCCGGCGGCGGTGAAATCATCGATCGGCTTGACGTCGGTGTTGGTGCCGGCAAACAGGTATTCGCCATTCACGCTGGTGTTGAGGATCGAGGTCAGCTGTTGCACTGCTGTCTTGCCCGCGGACTGCGTGATGCTGGCCGAGGAGTCGCCGGAAGCGGCGCTGGTCAGGCTTGAGAGCAGACTCTGCGCGACGCTGGTCATTTGGCCAAGCGAATTCTGGGTCGACGAAAGCCGCGCGGCAACCAGTGCGTTGGAATCGATGATGACATTCAGCCGGTCGAGATCGCGCGAGAAGGTCACGGCCTGAGCGGTGCGTCCACCAAGCGCCAGGCCGACGTCGGCGACCGTGCCCGTCGTCGCCTCTTTCTGGGCTTTGACGAGGTCGCTCTGCATGCGCATCTGCGAGTAGCGCAGAGCGTTTGACATGGCGGCTGAGGAGACGGATGTCGCTTTCATGGATTATCCCACGGCATTGAACAGAGCCGCCAGCATCTCGTCGACGGTTTTCATCATGCGGGCCGAGGCCTGGTAGGTGTGTTCGAGGTCGAGCAGCAGCGACATTTCCTGATCGACATTGACGCCGGTGTCGTTGGACAGCGCCTCGGCCGTGCGCGTGGCCAGCGCTTCCTTGGTGTCGGCGTTGGTCGAAGCCTGCTGGCGCACGCCTTCGAACCAGCCAATGGCATTGGCGGCGTAGTCGGCGACGCTGGATGCGGTGGTGATGCCGGCGGAAACATCGAAGGCTATCGGCTGGTCGAGCTTGTCGCCATAGCCGATCAAAAGGTCTGCGTAGGACGCGCCGCCGCCGGTGTTGGCGACATAGGCGGCACCATTGGCGCCGCCGTCGCGCAGCAGCGCCGGATTGCCGCCAACGCTCGGATCCATCGCTGCGTTGATGCTGATCGAGCCGGCAAGGCCGTTGACCAGCGTGCCAGCCGGCGGCACGGCGGGCGCGCCGGACCAGGTGAACAGGCCGGCTGCATTGGGCAGTGCCGGCGCGGTCTCGGCAAAGGCGGTGATCAGCCCGCGCGCGGTCTCGTCGAGCTGGCTTTGCATGGTTGCAGCGACGCCGTCACGCAATGTGATCAGGCCGGCGAGCTTGCCGTCGGCGGCGGCGTTGCCGCCAGCGCCTGCGGAGACCGGCACATTGTCGATGTAGATGGTGTTGCCGGCAACGCCGGCTGTGTAGCCGGGCGATGGCGTAAAGCTCACCGAGCGCGGCACCGTTTCGAACAGCGTCGTGCCGTCCTTGGTGGTGATGACCATGTCGTTGTCGCCGCGCGTGAAGGTCGAGACGGGGACGTATTCCG containing:
- the flaF gene encoding flagellar biosynthesis regulator FlaF, which translates into the protein MYQFSYADIQTDSVADAKDRERQLLTRSIDMLSAAAAVGHDSMEAIEALHFTNRVWTTFVEDLGSSDNALPKELRANLISIGLWLLREAEDIRQGRTDNFEGLIEVSQIIRDGIQ
- the flgD gene encoding flagellar hook assembly protein FlgD, whose translation is MNVDMTTTIPTGANQASQSTSKTAVDYQSFLKLLIAEMKNQDPTKPMDSTQYVAQLATFSQVEQSVQTNTKLDQIMQSSALSQADALIGRSITSADGKTTGTVASVRLASSGLIAVLQNGTEVAVGPGVSVKAAS
- a CDS encoding flagellar hook-associated family protein is translated as MKATSVSSAAMSNALRYSQMRMQSDLVKAQKEATTGTVADVGLALGGRTAQAVTFSRDLDRLNVIIDSNALVAARLSSTQNSLGQMTSVAQSLLSSLTSAASGDSSASITQSAGKTAVQQLTSILNTSVNGEYLFAGTNTDVKPIDDFTAAGSPAKAAFDASFVAYFGFTQNDPAAANITATQMNSFITANVEPQFLGSGWQGTWSNATDQQIASRIALNDTTQTSVSANEDGVRKLAMAAAMVTGLLSSNISQAAKNSVVTRSVALVGEALGGLGQLQSQTGLVQKRVSDASDRMKTQVDLFERHILDLEGVDPAEAATRVADLTTHIETSFALTARLQQLSLLNYLT
- the flbT gene encoding flagellar biosynthesis repressor FlbT — its product is MSNTLKISLKPNEKIYINGAVIRVDRKVTVELMNDVQFLLESHVIQPEDASTPLKQLYFILQVMLMNPPGAADAREMFRRSLPLLLASFADEQICGALKQIDRMVGEDHIYEALKAIRALYPLERRALGGNDDIPGAQRPLAVGARY
- the flgK gene encoding flagellar hook-associated protein FlgK is translated as MSLTSALSIAQSALLTTSKQTSIVSRNVADASNPDYARRTAVVTSTAPGARSVEIQRSTNALLFRQNLSALSAWSGQSTLYSGMDRLGLSVNGVDNASSPSTAIGNLQQALQLYATSPSNQNLGASVVDAAKQVTRSLNDGTKAIQDFRTQTDGQIATAVDDLNSLLSQFQDANKAIISGTRSGSDVSDALDQRDALLKKISEYVPVSTFTRGDNDMVITTKDGTTLFETVPRSVSFTPSPGYTAGVAGNTIYIDNVPVSAGAGGNAAADGKLAGLITLRDGVAATMQSQLDETARGLITAFAETAPALPNAAGLFTWSGAPAVPPAGTLVNGLAGSISINAAMDPSVGGNPALLRDGGANGAAYVANTGGGASYADLLIGYGDKLDQPIAFDVSAGITTASSVADYAANAIGWFEGVRQQASTNADTKEALATRTAEALSNDTGVNVDQEMSLLLDLEHTYQASARMMKTVDEMLAALFNAVG